The following coding sequences lie in one Streptomyces venezuelae genomic window:
- a CDS encoding thioesterase family protein — protein MATAASAASTAPTSAAAPARIGDSEFDRDTAVTRREPGVYDTELSAGWTIISAVNGGYLLAVIGRALADALPHADPFTVSAHYLTASSPGPAVIRTDVVRGGRSLSTGQASLFQYDEEGREVERIRVLASYGDLDALPDDVRTTAEPPAIPPLDQCFGAQDAPDHRPVPGSSAIADRLFLKLDPATLGWALGQPSGKGEMRAWFGLADGRDADPLSLLLAVDALPPTAFEMGLTGWVPTVELTVHVRHRPAPGPLRVSITTRNLAGGFLEEDAEVWDSEDRLVAQSRQLARARLS, from the coding sequence ATGGCAACGGCAGCATCGGCGGCATCCACGGCCCCAACCTCCGCGGCAGCGCCCGCGCGCATCGGCGACAGCGAGTTCGACCGCGACACCGCGGTCACCCGGCGCGAACCCGGCGTCTACGACACCGAACTCTCCGCCGGCTGGACGATCATCAGCGCCGTCAACGGCGGCTATCTCCTCGCCGTCATCGGCCGCGCCCTCGCGGACGCCCTCCCGCACGCCGACCCCTTCACCGTCTCGGCCCACTACCTCACCGCGTCGAGCCCCGGCCCCGCCGTCATCCGCACGGACGTGGTGCGCGGCGGCCGTTCGCTCTCCACCGGACAGGCCTCGCTCTTCCAGTACGACGAGGAGGGGCGCGAGGTCGAGCGGATCCGTGTGCTCGCCTCGTACGGCGACCTCGACGCGCTCCCCGACGACGTGCGCACCACGGCCGAACCGCCGGCCATCCCGCCGCTCGACCAGTGCTTCGGCGCCCAAGACGCGCCCGACCACCGTCCGGTGCCCGGCAGTTCGGCCATCGCCGACCGCCTCTTCCTCAAGCTCGACCCCGCCACCCTCGGCTGGGCGCTCGGGCAGCCGTCCGGCAAGGGCGAGATGCGGGCCTGGTTCGGCCTCGCGGACGGCCGCGACGCGGACCCGCTCTCGCTCCTCCTCGCCGTCGACGCGCTGCCGCCGACCGCCTTCGAGATGGGCCTGACCGGCTGGGTCCCGACCGTGGAGCTCACGGTCCACGTCCGCCACCGCCCGGCCCCGGGCCCGCTGCGCGTCTCCATCACCACCCGCAACCTCGCGGGCGGCTTCCTGGAGGAGGACGCCGAGGTCTGGGACAGCGAGGACCGCCTGGTCGCCCAGTCGCGGCAGCTGGCACGGGCCCGGCTGAGCTGA
- a CDS encoding trimeric intracellular cation channel family protein, which produces MLLDLFTPSVQHSLDIVGIFVFAISGALLAVRKNFDVFGIAVLAEITALGGGLFRDLVIGAVPPAAFTDLGYFITPLFAAALVFFLHPEVERTQLAVNVFDAAGLGLFCVTGTVKAYDYGLGLTASATLGLMTAVGGGVLRDIVANEVPSLVRWDRDLYAVPAIVGATMVALCIHLERLTAVTSSIAVVTAFTLRLLALRYHWRAPRAWNRRSTAVEAEVEETP; this is translated from the coding sequence GTGCTCCTGGATCTCTTCACTCCCTCCGTCCAGCATTCGCTCGACATCGTGGGGATCTTCGTCTTCGCGATCTCCGGCGCCCTGCTCGCGGTGCGCAAGAACTTCGACGTCTTCGGCATCGCCGTCCTCGCCGAGATCACCGCGCTGGGCGGAGGGCTCTTCCGCGACCTGGTCATCGGGGCGGTGCCGCCGGCCGCCTTCACCGACCTCGGCTACTTCATCACCCCGCTGTTCGCGGCCGCCCTGGTCTTCTTCCTGCACCCGGAGGTGGAGCGCACCCAGCTCGCCGTGAACGTCTTCGACGCGGCGGGCCTCGGCCTGTTCTGCGTGACGGGCACGGTCAAGGCGTATGACTACGGGCTCGGCCTCACCGCGTCCGCGACGCTCGGCCTGATGACCGCGGTGGGCGGCGGTGTCCTGCGGGACATCGTCGCCAACGAAGTGCCCTCGCTGGTCCGCTGGGACCGCGACCTGTACGCGGTCCCCGCCATCGTGGGCGCCACGATGGTGGCCCTGTGCATTCACCTCGAACGGCTGACGGCCGTCACCAGCAGCATCGCGGTCGTGACGGCGTTCACGCTGCGGCTGCTCGCGCTGCGGTACCACTGGCGGGCACCCCGCGCGTGGAACCGGCGGTCGACGGCGGTGGAGGCGGAGGTGGAGGAGACGCCGTAG
- a CDS encoding ABC transporter substrate-binding protein has product MPTGSTKRRLTSGAALVVAALVTTTACGGGDGDDSDSKGAGYNAALNKIANPSKKKGGTLKMVGKQDLDSADPQRAYYGMSWDFMRFYTRQLVTYDTKPGKAGTKLVPDLATSTAKISDDGKTYTYKLRDGLTWEDGSKLTSKDVKYGIERTWATDTITGGPGYIRQTLDPKTKYKGPYKDKGGLDAIETPDDQTIIFKLPKRNGDFEQFLAMPTGSAVKESKDTKAKYTQRPFSSGPYKFETYKSNKKIVLVRNDKWKKSSDPIRAALPDKIDVTISANQEENDKKLMEGDFDLDLNGTGMTQSGRVSAVTDHRDNVDNMHTSFVRYVALIHTAKPFDNEHCRKAVFYATDFASIQQTRGGKVAAGDIANSTFPVAIPGHSDYDPYGVLKRKGKPDVAKAKDELKQCGKPSGFTTKLTARSNNPGEVDAAEALQQALDKVGIKVQVDSLDGADTSSITGSPSVVKKRGYGMTMSGWGPDFPSGQGYAQPLFDSRFLNPTGNYNESQIKDKKVDALFDKAIAETDPAAAGEIYKELDKKILDQADWMPFLYEKNITWRGSRLTNAYMSDGYNGRYDYASLGVVK; this is encoded by the coding sequence ATGCCCACAGGTTCCACGAAACGACGGCTCACCAGCGGTGCGGCCCTCGTCGTCGCGGCGCTGGTGACCACCACGGCGTGCGGCGGCGGTGACGGTGACGACAGCGACTCCAAGGGTGCCGGTTACAACGCGGCGCTGAACAAGATCGCCAACCCTTCCAAGAAGAAGGGAGGCACGCTGAAGATGGTCGGCAAGCAGGACCTGGACTCCGCCGACCCGCAGCGCGCCTACTACGGCATGTCGTGGGACTTCATGCGCTTCTACACCCGGCAGCTGGTGACCTACGACACCAAGCCGGGCAAGGCGGGCACGAAGCTGGTCCCGGACCTCGCCACCTCCACGGCGAAGATCTCCGACGACGGCAAGACCTACACGTACAAGCTGCGTGACGGCCTCACCTGGGAGGACGGCTCCAAGCTGACCTCCAAGGACGTCAAGTACGGCATCGAGCGCACCTGGGCGACGGACACCATCACCGGCGGCCCCGGCTACATCCGCCAGACGCTCGACCCCAAGACGAAGTACAAGGGTCCCTACAAGGACAAGGGCGGCCTCGACGCGATCGAGACCCCCGACGACCAGACGATCATCTTCAAGCTGCCCAAGCGCAACGGTGACTTCGAGCAGTTCCTGGCCATGCCCACCGGTTCGGCGGTGAAGGAGTCCAAGGACACGAAGGCCAAGTACACGCAGCGGCCGTTCTCCTCGGGCCCGTACAAGTTCGAGACGTACAAGTCGAACAAGAAGATCGTTCTGGTCCGCAACGACAAGTGGAAGAAGTCCTCGGACCCGATCCGCGCCGCGCTGCCCGACAAGATCGACGTGACGATCTCCGCCAACCAGGAGGAGAACGACAAGAAGCTGATGGAGGGCGACTTCGACCTCGACCTCAACGGCACGGGCATGACCCAGTCCGGCCGCGTCAGCGCCGTCACGGACCACCGCGACAACGTCGACAACATGCACACGTCCTTCGTGCGCTACGTCGCGCTCATCCACACCGCCAAGCCGTTCGACAACGAGCACTGCCGCAAGGCCGTGTTCTACGCGACCGACTTCGCGAGCATCCAGCAGACCCGCGGCGGCAAGGTCGCGGCCGGCGACATCGCCAACAGCACCTTCCCCGTCGCGATCCCCGGCCACAGCGACTACGACCCGTACGGCGTGCTGAAGCGCAAGGGCAAGCCCGACGTCGCCAAGGCCAAGGACGAGCTGAAGCAGTGCGGCAAGCCGTCCGGCTTCACCACCAAGCTCACCGCCCGCAGCAACAACCCGGGTGAGGTCGACGCCGCCGAGGCCCTCCAGCAGGCCCTCGACAAGGTCGGCATCAAGGTCCAGGTCGACTCCCTCGACGGCGCCGACACCTCCAGCATCACCGGCTCGCCCTCCGTCGTGAAGAAGCGCGGCTACGGCATGACGATGAGCGGCTGGGGCCCGGACTTCCCGTCCGGCCAGGGCTACGCGCAGCCGCTGTTCGACAGCCGCTTCCTGAACCCGACCGGTAACTACAACGAGTCGCAGATCAAGGACAAGAAGGTCGACGCGCTCTTCGACAAGGCGATCGCGGAGACCGACCCGGCCGCGGCGGGCGAGATCTACAAGGAACTCGACAAGAAGATCCTCGACCAGGCCGACTGGATGCCCTTCCTCTACGAGAAGAACATCACCTGGCGCGGGTCGCGGCTGACCAACGCCTACATGTCCGACGGCTACAACGGCCGTTACGACTACGCCTCGCTCGGCGTCGTCAAGTAA
- a CDS encoding ABC transporter ATP-binding protein translates to MTIPAQTQSSPEPLLKVDGLVKHFPIKKGLLQRQVAAVQAVDGLTFDVRPGETLGVVGESGCGKSTMGRLITRLLEPTGGRVEFQGKDITHLGTGGMRPYRRDVQMIFQDPYSSLNPRHTIGTIVGAPFKLQGVKPEGGVKKTVQEMLERVGLNPEHYNRYPHEFSGGQRQRIGIARALALRPKLVVADEPVSALDVSIQAQVVNLLDDLQDELGLTYVIIAHDLSVIRHVSDRIAVMYLGKIVELADRKDLYSTPMHPYTKALLSAVPVPDPKRRGVKSERILLRGDVPSPIDPPTGCRFHTRCWKATEICKTKEPPLLTLGTGHQVACHHPENAEDQAPEDTKLLSAAKEAIEVVSVVSKAEESDVAASKAEVSKAEVSKTEVSKDEAAKTKGQKSTDA, encoded by the coding sequence ATGACGATCCCGGCGCAGACGCAGAGCTCGCCCGAGCCGCTGCTCAAGGTCGACGGCCTGGTGAAGCACTTCCCCATCAAGAAGGGGCTGCTCCAGCGCCAGGTGGCGGCCGTCCAGGCGGTCGACGGGCTCACCTTCGACGTACGCCCCGGGGAAACCCTCGGCGTCGTCGGCGAGTCCGGCTGCGGCAAGTCGACGATGGGACGCCTCATCACGCGTCTGCTCGAACCGACCGGCGGGCGCGTCGAGTTCCAGGGCAAGGACATCACGCACCTGGGTACGGGCGGCATGCGCCCGTACCGCCGCGACGTGCAGATGATCTTCCAGGACCCGTACTCGTCGCTGAACCCGCGGCACACCATCGGCACGATCGTCGGCGCGCCCTTCAAGCTCCAGGGCGTCAAGCCCGAGGGCGGCGTGAAGAAGACCGTGCAGGAGATGCTGGAGCGCGTCGGGCTCAACCCCGAGCACTACAACCGCTACCCGCACGAATTCTCCGGCGGCCAGCGGCAGCGCATCGGCATCGCGCGGGCGCTCGCCCTGCGGCCCAAGCTGGTCGTGGCGGACGAGCCGGTCTCGGCGCTCGACGTCTCCATCCAGGCCCAGGTGGTCAACCTCCTGGACGACCTGCAGGACGAGCTCGGCCTCACGTACGTGATCATCGCGCACGACCTGTCGGTCATCCGGCACGTCTCGGACCGCATCGCGGTGATGTACCTCGGCAAGATCGTGGAGCTGGCGGACCGCAAGGACCTCTACTCCACGCCGATGCACCCGTACACCAAGGCGCTGCTCTCCGCGGTGCCGGTGCCCGACCCCAAGCGGCGCGGCGTCAAGAGCGAGCGCATCCTGCTCCGCGGCGATGTCCCCTCGCCGATCGACCCGCCCACCGGCTGCCGTTTCCACACGCGGTGCTGGAAGGCGACGGAGATCTGCAAGACGAAGGAACCGCCGCTGCTCACGCTCGGCACCGGACACCAGGTGGCGTGCCACCACCCGGAGAACGCCGAGGACCAGGCGCCCGAGGACACCAAGCTCCTCTCGGCGGCCAAGGAGGCGATCGAGGTCGTGTCGGTGGTCTCCAAGGCGGAGGAGTCCGACGTAGCGGCTTCCAAGGCCGAGGTCTCCAAGGCCGAGGTCTCCAAGACCGAGGTTTCGAAGGACGAGGCTGCGAAGACCAAGGGTCAGAAGTCGACTGACGCGTAA
- a CDS encoding alpha/beta fold hydrolase, translating to MTAARASDTRDPWDLDRTYAGPTGTVRWAALGPADAPPVVLVHGTPFSSYVWRGIARSLASGGHRVYVWDLPGYGASEMRPGQDVSLAAQGGVFAELLEHWGLERPAVVAHDFGGCVALRAHLLHGARYERLALVDPVALAPWGSPSYRLLGENAEVFAQLPPALHRAMIREYVASTSPRGLHPAALDRLVEPWCTEEGQAAFYRQIAQNDQRFTDEIQGRYGELDLPVLICWGTEDPWIPVAKAKELADLVPGAELRLIEGAGHLVQEDAPAELAGELICFLQT from the coding sequence ATGACGGCCGCACGCGCAAGCGACACCCGGGACCCCTGGGACCTCGACCGGACCTACGCCGGCCCCACCGGCACCGTGCGCTGGGCCGCCCTCGGCCCGGCCGACGCCCCGCCCGTCGTCCTCGTCCACGGCACGCCGTTCTCGTCGTACGTCTGGCGCGGCATCGCCCGCTCCCTGGCGAGCGGCGGACACCGCGTGTACGTCTGGGACCTGCCGGGGTACGGCGCCTCGGAGATGCGGCCCGGACAGGACGTGTCGCTCGCCGCGCAGGGCGGCGTCTTCGCCGAACTCCTCGAACACTGGGGCCTGGAGCGGCCCGCCGTCGTGGCCCACGACTTCGGCGGCTGCGTGGCCCTGCGCGCGCACCTGCTCCACGGCGCCCGCTACGAACGCCTCGCCCTCGTCGACCCGGTGGCCCTCGCCCCCTGGGGCTCCCCGTCCTACCGGCTGCTCGGCGAGAACGCCGAGGTATTCGCGCAGCTCCCGCCCGCGCTGCACCGGGCCATGATCCGCGAGTATGTCGCCTCGACGAGCCCGCGCGGACTGCACCCCGCCGCCCTCGACCGTCTCGTGGAGCCCTGGTGCACGGAGGAGGGCCAGGCCGCCTTCTACCGGCAGATCGCCCAGAACGACCAGCGGTTCACCGACGAGATCCAGGGCCGGTACGGCGAACTGGACCTGCCCGTCCTCATCTGCTGGGGCACGGAGGACCCCTGGATCCCCGTGGCGAAGGCCAAGGAGCTCGCGGACCTCGTCCCCGGCGCCGAGCTGCGCCTGATCGAGGGTGCGGGACACCTCGTACAGGAGGACGCCCCCGCGGAGCTCGCGGGCGAGCTCATCTGCTTCCTCCAGACCTGA
- a CDS encoding ABC transporter permease, with translation MLAYLIRRLIAVIIMVLVVLLATFTVFFMLPKWAGQDIAVLFAGKATGAEQIEGIRTKLGLDDPLLVQFWDFVKGIPMGRDYVNGSDVTHCPAPCFGYSFRTEAPVWETLKEALPVTIALAAGACVLWLAAGVATGVVSALKRGTIWDRSAMTIALGGVSLPVFFTGMIAMGIFVHQLGWVKIADSLSTDDSIDVWLQTMILPWIVLAFLNAAMYARLTRATMLEVLGEDYIRTARAKGLGEATVIRKHALRSAMTPILTVFGLDLGVLLGGAVLTESTFNLPGLGLEAVRAISSKDLPVILGVTLFAALAIAVANLVVDLLYAVIDPRVRLG, from the coding sequence GTGCTTGCTTATCTCATCCGGCGCCTGATCGCCGTAATCATCATGGTGCTGGTCGTACTGCTCGCGACCTTCACCGTCTTCTTCATGCTGCCCAAGTGGGCGGGACAGGACATCGCCGTCCTCTTCGCCGGCAAGGCCACCGGAGCCGAGCAGATCGAAGGCATCCGGACCAAACTGGGACTCGACGACCCCCTGCTCGTCCAGTTCTGGGACTTCGTCAAGGGCATCCCGATGGGGCGCGACTACGTCAACGGCAGTGACGTCACGCACTGCCCGGCGCCCTGCTTCGGCTACTCCTTCCGTACCGAGGCCCCCGTCTGGGAGACCCTCAAGGAAGCCCTGCCCGTCACCATCGCGCTCGCCGCCGGCGCCTGTGTCCTCTGGCTCGCCGCCGGTGTCGCCACCGGTGTCGTCTCCGCGCTCAAGCGGGGCACGATCTGGGACCGCTCCGCGATGACCATCGCCCTCGGCGGTGTCTCGCTCCCCGTCTTCTTCACCGGCATGATCGCGATGGGCATCTTCGTCCACCAGCTCGGCTGGGTGAAGATCGCGGACAGCCTCAGTACCGACGACTCGATCGACGTCTGGCTGCAGACGATGATCCTGCCGTGGATCGTCCTCGCCTTCCTGAACGCGGCGATGTACGCCCGCCTCACCAGAGCGACCATGCTCGAAGTGCTCGGCGAGGACTACATCCGCACCGCCCGCGCCAAGGGCCTCGGCGAGGCCACCGTCATCCGCAAGCACGCGCTGCGCTCCGCGATGACCCCGATCCTCACCGTCTTCGGGCTCGACCTCGGCGTGCTCCTCGGCGGCGCCGTGCTCACCGAGTCCACGTTCAACCTGCCGGGGCTCGGCCTCGAAGCGGTCAGGGCCATCAGCAGCAAGGACCTGCCCGTCATTCTCGGCGTCACCCTGTTTGCGGCGCTCGCGATCGCCGTGGCCAACCTCGTCGTCGACCTTCTGTACGCCGTCATCGACCCGCGAGTGAGGCTGGGATGA
- a CDS encoding ABC transporter ATP-binding protein has protein sequence MTELSKSGAAVGEPVAGSAAPTAFLEVRDLKVHFPTDDGLVKSVDGLSFQLEKGKTLGIVGESGSGKSVTSLGILGLHTAGQYGSRRAQLSGEIWLDGTELLSAPADEVRKLRGREMAMIFQDPLSALHPYYTIGKQITEAYRVHNDVDKKTARKRAIEMLDRVGIPQPDKRVDSYPHEFSGGMRQRAMIAMALVNNPELLIADEPTTALDVTVQAQILDLIRDLQKEFGSAVIMITHDLGVVAEMADELLVMYGGRCVERGSAEKVFYEPQHPYTWGLLGSMPRIDREETDRLIPVKGSPPSLINLPSGCAFNPRCPYADIPKGQITRTERPELRLVADGHWSACHMSQEERTRIWTEEIAPKL, from the coding sequence ATGACCGAACTGTCCAAGAGCGGAGCAGCGGTGGGCGAGCCCGTCGCCGGATCCGCCGCTCCCACCGCCTTCCTCGAGGTGCGCGACCTCAAGGTGCACTTCCCGACCGACGACGGCCTGGTCAAGTCCGTCGACGGGCTCAGCTTCCAGCTGGAGAAGGGCAAGACCCTCGGCATCGTGGGCGAGTCGGGCTCCGGCAAGTCGGTCACCTCGCTCGGCATCCTCGGCCTGCACACCGCCGGTCAGTACGGCTCCCGCAGGGCGCAGCTCTCCGGCGAGATCTGGCTGGACGGCACCGAGCTGCTGAGCGCACCGGCCGACGAGGTGCGCAAGCTGCGCGGCCGCGAGATGGCGATGATCTTCCAGGACCCGCTGTCCGCGCTGCACCCGTACTACACCATCGGCAAGCAGATCACCGAGGCGTACCGGGTCCACAACGACGTCGACAAGAAGACCGCCCGCAAGCGGGCGATCGAGATGCTCGACCGGGTCGGTATCCCGCAGCCGGACAAGCGCGTCGACTCCTACCCGCACGAGTTCTCGGGCGGCATGCGCCAGCGCGCGATGATCGCCATGGCGCTGGTGAACAACCCCGAGCTGCTCATCGCGGACGAGCCGACGACCGCCCTGGACGTGACCGTCCAGGCGCAGATCCTCGACCTCATCCGGGATCTGCAGAAGGAGTTCGGCTCCGCCGTCATCATGATCACGCACGACCTGGGCGTGGTCGCCGAGATGGCGGACGAGCTCCTGGTCATGTACGGCGGCCGGTGCGTCGAGCGCGGCAGCGCCGAGAAGGTCTTCTACGAACCGCAGCACCCCTACACCTGGGGTCTGCTCGGCTCGATGCCCCGCATCGACCGCGAGGAGACCGACCGGCTCATCCCGGTCAAGGGCTCCCCGCCCAGCCTGATCAACCTGCCGAGCGGCTGCGCCTTCAACCCGCGCTGCCCCTACGCGGACATCCCCAAGGGCCAGATCACCCGCACCGAACGTCCCGAACTGCGTCTGGTGGCCGACGGACACTGGTCCGCCTGCCACATGTCGCAGGAGGAGCGCACCCGGATCTGGACCGAAGAGATTGCGCCGAAGCTGTGA
- a CDS encoding enhanced serine sensitivity protein SseB C-terminal domain-containing protein, translated as MSASGTAAAGQQVEQVLRQVTPGRYDAYEALLRALAADQVWMLLWHGQAGSPDAQYGNMEVEGLGYAPCVTSAQELSASGWNRSYEVVRGIDIARTLYPDHYGIWLNPHAPGGGVGIPWLDLRRIATGLDLLPAGPLRLTEPSIEIPQFYALLTQNAHRTPVVRSLRRAWVQPALGAPYLAIGLDVYDTSPPSVDAVRTMMRQSIPAVPEGLPVSTVAMSDDYDPVAMWLRANARPFYDREAHAAPAPAGGYGYPAQY; from the coding sequence GTGAGTGCGTCGGGCACGGCCGCGGCCGGGCAGCAGGTCGAGCAGGTGCTGCGCCAGGTGACGCCGGGGCGTTACGACGCGTACGAGGCACTGCTGCGCGCGCTCGCCGCCGACCAGGTGTGGATGCTGCTCTGGCACGGCCAGGCCGGCTCCCCCGACGCCCAGTACGGGAACATGGAAGTGGAGGGGCTCGGCTACGCACCGTGCGTGACCTCCGCCCAGGAGCTGTCCGCCAGTGGCTGGAACCGTAGCTACGAAGTGGTGCGCGGCATCGACATCGCCCGCACCCTCTACCCCGACCACTACGGCATCTGGCTCAACCCGCACGCGCCCGGCGGCGGCGTCGGCATCCCCTGGCTCGACCTGCGCCGCATCGCCACGGGCCTGGACCTTCTCCCCGCGGGCCCGCTCCGGCTCACCGAGCCCAGCATCGAAATTCCCCAGTTCTACGCCCTGTTGACGCAGAACGCCCACCGCACCCCCGTGGTCCGCTCGCTGCGCCGCGCCTGGGTGCAGCCCGCCCTCGGGGCGCCTTATCTGGCCATCGGCCTCGACGTGTACGACACGTCGCCGCCGTCCGTCGACGCGGTGCGCACGATGATGCGCCAGTCCATCCCCGCCGTCCCCGAGGGCCTGCCCGTCTCGACGGTCGCGATGTCCGACGATTACGACCCGGTCGCGATGTGGCTACGAGCCAACGCCAGGCCGTTCTACGACCGCGAGGCCCACGCGGCCCCGGCCCCCGCGGGCGGATACGGCTACCCCGCGCAGTACTGA
- a CDS encoding M1 family metallopeptidase yields the protein MALSRSARLGALATAALSFCLIAAAPAPHPGSEGVGDPYFPQLGNGGFDVHHYGLDIAYNPDTDRLDGRTTITARATQNLSSFDLDLQKLTVTRIEVNGRRAPFTRTGDEIRVTPRDALHKNKNFTVTVTYGGVPEPLSGPIVFGSDYGWMKTTDGVFVACEPNAASTWFPSSDHPSDKAAFDIRIKAPKGLTGVSNGRLVGTYDKGGQTVAHWRESKPMATYLATATIGKFDVKKGTTPGGTPIYVAIDPVLENSNNVDVYGVTAEVTDHWSKLFGPYPFEETGAIVDDMPQAGFSLETQTKPVYSAIRSESTIAHELAHQWFGDSVSPAKWNHIWLNEGFATYSQWLWSEHKGTQTAHDAFLAGYNARPADSAFWQITVGDPQRDTMFASAVYQRGAMTLQVLRERIGDKDFFALLRSWVKQHRYGNVTTADFVRLAEKVSGEQLDDLFTTWLFTKGKPALPHR from the coding sequence ATGGCACTCTCCCGTTCGGCACGTCTGGGCGCGCTCGCGACCGCGGCGCTCTCCTTCTGTCTGATCGCCGCCGCACCCGCGCCCCACCCCGGTTCCGAGGGCGTCGGCGACCCGTACTTCCCCCAGCTCGGCAACGGCGGCTTCGACGTACACCACTACGGCCTGGACATCGCCTACAACCCCGACACCGACCGCCTCGACGGCCGCACCACGATCACCGCCCGCGCCACCCAGAACCTGTCGTCCTTCGACCTCGACCTGCAGAAGCTGACGGTCACGAGAATCGAGGTGAACGGCAGACGCGCCCCGTTCACGCGCACCGGCGACGAAATACGCGTCACGCCGCGTGACGCCCTGCACAAGAACAAGAACTTCACGGTGACCGTCACCTACGGAGGAGTGCCCGAACCGCTCAGCGGGCCCATCGTCTTCGGCTCCGACTACGGCTGGATGAAGACCACCGACGGCGTCTTCGTCGCCTGCGAGCCGAACGCCGCGTCCACCTGGTTCCCGTCCAGCGACCACCCCTCCGACAAGGCTGCCTTCGACATCCGCATCAAGGCTCCCAAGGGTCTGACCGGCGTCTCCAACGGCCGTCTCGTCGGCACGTACGACAAGGGCGGGCAGACCGTCGCCCACTGGCGCGAGTCCAAGCCCATGGCGACCTATCTCGCGACGGCCACCATCGGCAAGTTCGACGTGAAGAAGGGCACGACGCCGGGCGGCACCCCGATCTACGTCGCCATCGACCCCGTCCTGGAGAACAGCAACAACGTCGACGTGTACGGCGTCACGGCCGAGGTCACCGACCACTGGTCGAAGCTCTTCGGCCCCTACCCGTTCGAGGAGACCGGCGCGATCGTCGACGACATGCCGCAGGCGGGCTTCTCCCTGGAGACCCAGACCAAGCCGGTGTACTCGGCGATCCGCAGCGAGTCGACCATCGCCCACGAGCTGGCCCACCAGTGGTTCGGCGACTCCGTCTCGCCCGCGAAGTGGAACCACATCTGGCTCAACGAGGGCTTCGCGACCTACTCGCAGTGGCTGTGGAGCGAGCACAAGGGCACCCAGACCGCCCATGACGCCTTCCTCGCGGGCTACAACGCGCGCCCCGCCGACTCCGCCTTCTGGCAGATCACCGTCGGCGACCCGCAGCGCGACACGATGTTCGCGTCCGCCGTCTACCAGCGCGGCGCGATGACGCTCCAGGTGCTGAGGGAGCGCATCGGCGACAAGGACTTCTTCGCGCTGCTGCGGAGCTGGGTGAAGCAGCACCGGTACGGCAACGTGACCACCGCCGACTTCGTGCGGCTCGCCGAGAAGGTCTCCGGCGAACAGCTCGACGACCTCTTCACCACCTGGCTCTTCACGAAGGGCAAGCCGGCGCTTCCCCACAGGTAA
- a CDS encoding ABC transporter permease gives MTAPLHDTPADADPTQDVAPAVDAGVKKVEGRSLKQIAWNRLKRDKVALAGGITVLLLVLVAILAPLIVNLLGHDPNGFHQDELDELTGLPKGALGGVSGDFLFGVEPNKGRDVFSRIVYGARISLLVAFLAAIVAVALGTLFGIIAGYFGGWVDALISRVMDVLLSFPQLLFIISLVSVLPDDLLGLQGTSVRVAILVMVIGFFGWPYVGRIVRGQTLSLREREYVEAARSLGGGKRHILFRELLPNLVAPITVYATLMIPTNILTEAALSFLGAGVKPPTASWGGMLRDALKTYEHDPMFMVFPGVTIFITVLAFNLFGDGLRDALDPKGTR, from the coding sequence ATGACGGCACCATTGCATGACACACCTGCGGATGCGGACCCGACCCAGGACGTCGCCCCCGCAGTTGATGCAGGGGTGAAGAAGGTCGAGGGTCGGTCCCTCAAGCAGATCGCCTGGAACCGCCTGAAGCGGGACAAGGTCGCCCTGGCCGGCGGCATCACCGTGCTGCTCCTGGTGCTTGTCGCCATCCTCGCGCCCCTGATCGTGAACCTGCTGGGCCACGACCCGAACGGCTTCCACCAGGACGAGCTCGATGAGCTGACCGGCCTCCCCAAGGGCGCCCTCGGCGGCGTGAGCGGCGACTTCCTCTTCGGGGTCGAGCCCAACAAGGGCCGCGACGTCTTCAGCCGGATCGTCTACGGCGCGCGGATCTCGCTCCTCGTGGCGTTCCTCGCGGCCATCGTGGCCGTGGCGCTCGGCACCCTCTTCGGGATCATCGCCGGTTACTTCGGCGGCTGGGTCGACGCCCTGATCAGCCGCGTGATGGACGTGCTGCTCTCGTTCCCGCAGCTGCTCTTCATCATCTCGCTGGTCTCCGTGCTCCCCGACGACCTGCTCGGTCTCCAGGGCACCAGCGTGCGCGTCGCGATCCTCGTCATGGTCATCGGCTTCTTCGGCTGGCCGTACGTCGGCCGCATCGTCCGCGGCCAGACGCTCTCGCTCCGTGAGCGCGAGTACGTGGAGGCGGCCCGCAGCCTCGGCGGCGGCAAGCGGCACATCCTGTTCCGCGAACTGCTGCCCAACCTGGTCGCCCCCATCACCGTCTACGCGACGCTGATGATCCCGACCAACATCCTCACGGAGGCGGCACTCAGCTTCCTCGGCGCCGGCGTCAAGCCGCCGACGGCCTCGTGGGGCGGCATGCTGCGCGACGCCCTCAAGACGTACGAGCACGACCCGATGTTCATGGTCTTCCCGGGCGTCACGATCTTCATCACCGTCCTGGCCTTCAACCTCTTCGGCGACGGGCTGCGTGACGCACTCGACCCGAAGGGGACGCGCTAG